From one Luteipulveratus mongoliensis genomic stretch:
- a CDS encoding proline racemase family protein yields the protein MRSLHSIAAVDSHTEGMPTRVITGGLPLVPGDTMADKRVHFASEMDHLRELLMLEPRGHSAMSGAILMPPTRPDADWGVLFIEVSGLLPMCGHGTIGVATVLVETGLVEVTEPETVIRLDVPAGLIEARVRVRDGRAEAVTLRNVDSFLMRTDATVDVPGLGAVTYDLAYGGNFYAITQLDAVGLPFDRARKDDILDAGLRIMSAINDVDRPTHPTESSIAGCKHVHFVAPGSTARHSRHAMAIHPGWFDRSPCGTGTSARMAQLHGRGELPLDTEFRNESFIGRHFTGRLIGETEVGGYAAVVPEFTGSAWITGTATYQLDPTDPFPRGFAF from the coding sequence ATGCGTTCGCTCCACAGCATCGCAGCCGTCGACTCGCACACGGAGGGCATGCCGACCCGGGTCATCACGGGCGGCCTGCCGCTCGTGCCCGGCGACACGATGGCCGACAAGCGCGTGCACTTCGCGTCCGAGATGGACCACCTGCGCGAGCTGCTGATGCTGGAGCCGCGTGGACACTCGGCGATGAGCGGCGCGATCCTGATGCCGCCGACCCGGCCCGACGCGGACTGGGGCGTGCTGTTCATCGAGGTCAGTGGCCTGCTGCCGATGTGCGGTCACGGCACGATCGGCGTGGCGACGGTGCTGGTGGAGACGGGCCTCGTCGAGGTGACCGAGCCGGAGACGGTCATCCGCCTCGACGTCCCGGCGGGTCTCATCGAGGCCCGTGTACGTGTGCGCGACGGTCGGGCGGAAGCCGTCACCCTCCGCAACGTGGACTCGTTCCTCATGCGGACGGACGCGACCGTCGACGTACCCGGCCTGGGTGCGGTGACGTACGACCTCGCGTACGGCGGCAACTTCTACGCGATCACTCAGCTGGATGCTGTGGGCCTGCCGTTCGACCGGGCGCGCAAGGACGACATCTTGGATGCTGGGCTGCGAATCATGAGCGCTATCAATGACGTTGACCGGCCGACTCATCCGACCGAGTCCAGCATCGCCGGGTGCAAGCACGTGCACTTCGTGGCGCCTGGGTCGACGGCACGGCACTCCCGCCACGCGATGGCGATCCACCCCGGCTGGTTCGACCGCTCCCCCTGCGGCACCGGCACCAGCGCCCGGATGGCGCAGCTGCACGGCCGCGGCGAGCTGCCGCTGGACACCGAGTTCCGCAATGAGTCGTTCATCGGTCGACACTTCACCGGCCGGCTGATCGGCGAGACCGAGGTCGGTGGCTACGCGGCCGTCGTACCCGAGTTCACCGGCAGCGCGTGGATCACGGGCACCGCGACGTACCAGCTGGATCCGACCGATCCGTTCCCCCGCGGATTCGCGTTCTGA
- a CDS encoding dihydrodipicolinate synthase family protein, with protein MSKQPTRDLGGVIVATALPYRENPSAPAGLEVDYDRFAEHCRWVVESGCRGVGPNGSLGEYSSLTDEERRKVAQTAIEAVGDDGVVVVGVHGAGSHQARHWAELAAEDGADGLLCLPPTMYRANRRDVIEHYEAINEVGLPIMAYNNPIDTKVDLTPDLVAELAQLDNVVAIKEFSGDVRRVLEIKEVAPDLQVVAGADDVALESLAMGATGWFAGFPNVFPRESVELFDLVGKGDFQQAYDLYAPLVAAFRWDSRTEFVQAIKQCMDQVGRYGGPCRPPRGALLPEVADRVRADMTRAVDALAQRR; from the coding sequence ATGAGCAAGCAGCCCACCCGTGACCTCGGCGGCGTGATCGTCGCGACCGCCCTGCCGTACCGCGAGAACCCTTCTGCGCCAGCGGGACTCGAGGTCGACTACGACCGGTTTGCCGAGCACTGCCGTTGGGTTGTCGAGAGCGGATGCCGCGGCGTCGGGCCCAACGGCTCGCTCGGGGAGTACTCGTCGCTGACCGACGAGGAGCGCCGCAAGGTCGCGCAGACCGCCATCGAAGCGGTCGGGGACGACGGCGTCGTCGTGGTCGGCGTGCACGGTGCGGGCTCCCACCAGGCTCGCCACTGGGCCGAGCTCGCTGCCGAGGACGGCGCCGACGGTCTGCTCTGCCTGCCCCCGACCATGTACCGGGCGAACCGGCGCGACGTGATCGAGCACTACGAGGCGATCAACGAGGTCGGCCTCCCGATCATGGCCTACAACAACCCGATCGACACCAAGGTCGACCTGACGCCGGACCTGGTCGCCGAGCTCGCGCAGCTCGACAACGTTGTCGCGATCAAGGAGTTCTCCGGAGACGTCCGCCGGGTCCTGGAGATCAAGGAGGTCGCGCCGGACCTGCAGGTCGTGGCCGGCGCCGACGACGTCGCACTCGAGTCACTCGCCATGGGCGCGACCGGCTGGTTCGCCGGCTTCCCGAACGTCTTCCCTCGTGAATCGGTCGAGCTGTTCGACCTGGTCGGCAAGGGAGACTTTCAGCAGGCGTACGACCTGTACGCGCCTCTCGTAGCGGCGTTCCGCTGGGACTCGCGCACCGAGTTCGTGCAGGCGATCAAGCAGTGCATGGACCAGGTCGGGCGCTATGGCGGCCCGTGCCGCCCGCCCCGTGGCGCGCTGCTGCCCGAGGTGGCCGACCGCGTACGCGCCGACATGACCCGCGCCGTCGACGCACTCGCACAGCGCCGCTGA
- a CDS encoding NAD(P)/FAD-dependent oxidoreductase, translating into MTGRHVAVVGAGPAGLAAAAAAARAGAEVTLIDQSDSLGGQYHRQAAPQLRTPDAVGPTAPEGVTWLRSATVWAIEDGTTVRVVTGPSDGTDRTQHCLRADALVLCPGAHDRVLPFPGWDLPGVYTAGAAQALAKRERLAIGRRVLIAGTGPFLLPVAQTLSSVGAEVVAVLEAQRPNHLARHWLARPHELRSHLEKVWELSGYVTGLARSRTQYRPGWGVVAARGDGRVEEAVIARLSPDWSVRAGTETTIAVDAVAVGHGFTPALELPLAAGCTVTDDQFVEVDEHQRTSVADVFAAGEVTSIAGEAGAAAEGAVAGWIAGGGSADAIAPQLRARDVWRGFARRLAGATAIGPGSLEWLRPDTVICRCEDVPYDVVRQALADPVTSGTAAVRLGTRAGLGPCQGRTCGPTIAALTRATGHADPSQTTRPISTPIRLGELVHADRTTKQGEAS; encoded by the coding sequence ATGACCGGCCGACACGTCGCGGTCGTGGGCGCAGGACCCGCGGGGTTGGCGGCCGCGGCTGCGGCCGCCCGTGCGGGCGCTGAGGTCACGCTCATCGATCAGTCGGACAGTCTCGGCGGTCAGTACCACCGGCAGGCAGCACCACAGCTGCGTACGCCGGACGCGGTCGGCCCCACGGCGCCGGAGGGCGTCACCTGGCTGCGCTCGGCGACGGTCTGGGCCATCGAGGACGGCACCACGGTCAGAGTGGTCACCGGCCCGTCGGACGGCACCGACCGGACGCAGCACTGCCTGCGGGCAGATGCCCTCGTGCTGTGTCCTGGCGCGCACGACCGCGTCCTGCCGTTCCCCGGCTGGGACCTGCCAGGTGTCTACACCGCCGGCGCTGCGCAAGCCCTCGCGAAGCGCGAGCGTCTCGCCATCGGGCGTCGTGTGCTCATCGCCGGCACCGGCCCGTTCCTGCTCCCTGTTGCCCAGACCCTGAGCTCGGTCGGCGCCGAGGTGGTCGCCGTCCTCGAGGCGCAGCGCCCGAACCACCTCGCTCGCCACTGGCTCGCGCGACCTCACGAGCTGCGGTCGCACCTTGAAAAGGTCTGGGAACTCAGCGGATACGTCACCGGCCTTGCCCGATCACGCACCCAATACCGCCCCGGCTGGGGTGTGGTTGCGGCTCGCGGTGACGGCCGGGTCGAGGAGGCGGTCATCGCCCGCCTGTCCCCCGACTGGAGCGTCCGCGCCGGCACCGAGACCACCATCGCCGTGGACGCAGTGGCCGTCGGGCACGGGTTCACCCCGGCCCTGGAGCTGCCGCTCGCGGCCGGCTGCACCGTCACCGATGACCAGTTCGTCGAGGTCGACGAACATCAGCGGACGAGCGTGGCTGACGTCTTCGCAGCCGGCGAGGTGACGAGCATCGCGGGTGAGGCGGGCGCCGCCGCTGAGGGCGCCGTAGCCGGCTGGATCGCCGGCGGCGGATCAGCCGATGCCATCGCGCCGCAGCTGCGCGCTCGCGACGTGTGGCGCGGCTTTGCGCGACGTCTCGCCGGAGCGACCGCCATCGGTCCGGGCTCGCTCGAGTGGCTCCGACCGGACACCGTGATCTGCCGCTGCGAGGACGTCCCGTATGACGTCGTACGCCAGGCTCTCGCCGATCCCGTGACGTCCGGCACCGCGGCCGTACGACTCGGCACGCGAGCCGGACTCGGACCCTGCCAGGGACGTACGTGCGGGCCCACCATCGCCGCCCTGACGCGCGCTACCGGACATGCCGACCCATCCCAGACGACCCGACCCATCAGCACACCGATCCGTCTCGGCGAGCTCGTGCACGCCGACCGGACCACCAAGCAAGGAGAAGCATCATGA
- a CDS encoding (2Fe-2S)-binding protein, with product MPATFRREPQDIPLIITVDGVDFEGVEGQSIAGVLLAQRRSAWRTGPGGSSRGVFCGIGVCFDCLVTVNDLPDVRACRRPATAGDVVVTQSRHEERA from the coding sequence ATGCCCGCGACCTTCCGGCGTGAGCCTCAGGACATTCCTCTCATCATCACGGTCGACGGCGTCGACTTCGAGGGCGTTGAGGGTCAGAGCATCGCGGGCGTCCTTCTGGCGCAGCGGCGTTCGGCGTGGCGCACGGGACCTGGCGGGTCCTCGCGAGGCGTGTTCTGCGGCATCGGAGTCTGCTTCGACTGCCTGGTCACCGTCAATGATCTGCCCGACGTACGCGCCTGTCGCCGACCGGCCACCGCGGGCGACGTCGTCGTCACCCAGTCCCGTCACGAGGAGCGGGCATGA